CCAGCACCACCGGCTTCAAGGCCGGTCGCGCGATGTTCGAAGACCTGGTTTACCAGAACGTGCGCCAGGTTGGCGGCCAGACGTCGCAGCAGACGCAGTTACCCTCCGGGCTGATGCTGGGTACCGGCGTACGTGTGGTCGCCACTGCAAAAACTTTTGTGCAGGGCGCCGTGTCGCAGACCGAAAATGCGCTGGACGTTGCAGTTACCGGTCGCGGCTTTTTCCAGGTGTTGCTGCCGGACGGGACGATCTCGTACACCCGCGACGGCGCCTTCCAGGTCAACGCCGACGGCGAACTGGTGACGTCCAGCGGCTACCAGGTACAGCCGGGTATCAGCATTCCCAGTGATGCCCAGTCGGTGACCATCGGCGATGATGGTGTGGTGTCGGCAGCCCTGGCTGGACAGCCTGATCCGATCCAGGTCGGCACAATCCAGCTTGCTGACTTCATCAACCCGGCCGGTCTGCAGTCACGCGGCCAGAACATGTTCCTGGAAACAGCCGCAAGTGGCGCGGCCCAGACCGGCACCCCGGGGCTGAACGGGCTTGGCTCGCTGCAGCAAAACGCGCTGGAAAGCTCCAATGTCAACGTTGTTGCCGAGCTGGTGAGCATGATCGAAACGCAGCGTGCCTACGAGTTGAACTCACGCGCCGTCGCGACCAGCGACGAAATGCTGCAGTACCTGACAAACAACGTCTAGGGGCATGGCGATGAATAACAAGCGACTCGCCTTTCTCGTAATGGCCACAATGCTGGCAAGCGGCTGTTCGCTGCTGCCCGAGCGCGGCACAAACAAGCAGGTATGGCATCCCGCCGAGCCTGTCGCAATGCCGGATGAGATCAGGACGCCGGGCGCGATCTTCAGCCTCAATACCCAGCGCGAGCTGTTTTCCGACGTGAAGGCACGGCGTATCGGCGACATCATCACTATACGGCTGGTGGAAAAAACGGCGGCGCGCAAGAGCTCCAGCACGTCCACCAGCAAGGATACGTCGATCAATAACCAGAACCCGAAACTGTTCGGCGTTGACCTGCGCAGTGGCGGCAACCCGATCCTGGCGCAGACCATCGACGGTAGCCAAAGCTTCGACGGTGATGGCGCCAGCAGCCAGAGCAATGAGCTGCAAGGCAGCATTACCGTCACCGTGGCGCAGCGGCTGCCGAACGGCAATCTCTACGTGCGCGGCGAAAAATGGCTGACGCTTAACCAGGGCGAGGAATTTGTCCGCATCTCCGGGATCGTGCGGCCATTCGATGTCGGTCCGGATAACGCCGTGCCATCGAGCAAGGTTGCCGACGCCCGCATCGTATACAGCGGCAAAGGGCCGCTGGCCGACGCCAATCGCCAGGGCTGGCTGGCACGTTTCTTCAGCCGTCCGCTGATGCCGTTCTGACGAGGACCTGTTATGCACCGCATTACTCTTGTTTTTCTTTTTCTTGCCGTACTGCTGCAGCCGGTACAGGCCGAGCGCATCAAGGACCTTGCCTCGATCGCCGGCGTTCGTAACAACCAGCTGGTCGGTTACGGCCTGGTCGTGGGCCTCGAAGGCACCGGTGACCAGACCAGCCAGGCGCCGTTTACGGTGCAGAGCATAAAGAACTTCCTGCAGCAGTTTGGCATTACCGTTCCGGAAAACGTCAACCCGCAGCTGAAAAATGTCGCGGCGGTATCGATCCATGCCGATCTGCCGCCGTTTTCCAAGCCCGGTCAGTCTATTGACGTGACGATATCGTCACTGGGCAATGCGCAAAGCCTGCGTGGTGGCAGCCTGCTGATGGCGCCGCTGCGTGGTGCGGACGGTGAAATCTACGCGATGGCGCAAGGCAGCGTTATCGTCAGTGGATTTGGTGCGTCCGGTAATGACGGTTCGCGAGTTACGGTCAACACCACCAGTGCCGGGCGCATACCCAATGGCGCAACCGTGGAGCGGTCGGTACCCTCCAACTTCGTGACGCTGCCGGCGGTGTTCCTGAACCTCAATACTCCCGATTTCACCACCGCGAACCGGCTGACCGAAGCGGTCAACGCGATGCTTGGTGCCGGTACGGCCCAGGCACTGGATCCGGTATCGATCAAGGTCGCCGCGCCGATCGACCCGTCACAGCGCATCAGCTTTGTCTCCGTACTGGAGAACATCGAACTCGAGCCCGGCGAGGCGCCGGCCCGGGTGATCGTCAATTCACGCACCGGTACCGTTGTTATTGGTTCACACGTCACCGTGAGGCCAGCCGCGGTCTCGCACGGCTCACTCACCGTCACCATTACCGAAACGCCACGTGCCAGCCAGCCAGGTGCCTTCAGCAGCGGCGACACGGTAGTCGTGAATCGCTCTGACATTGAGATCATCGAGGATGCCCAGCGCATGTTCCTGTTCGAGCCGGGCGTGACGCTCAACGAGATCGTCACGGCGGTAAACCAGGTAGGTGCCGCACCGGGTGACCTGGTCGCAATACTCGAGGCGCTGAAACAGGCCGGCTCATTACGCGCGGAGCTGATTGTCATCTGATGAGTGCGTACAGCGGCATCGACACGGACCTCAACGGGCTGGCGCGTCTGCGCACGCAGGCGCAGCAGCGCCCGCAGGCCGCGCTGGAAGAGGTAGCCGGGCAGTTCGAAGCACTGTTCACCCGCATGATGCTAAAGACCATGCGCGAATCCAGCATGAACAGCGACCTGATGAGCAGCAGCCAGTCGTCGCAGTACCTGGAGATGTTTGACGGCCAGATTGCGCAGGAAATGTCACGTGGTCGCGGCCTGGGACTGAAGGAGCTGCTGATTCGGCAGCTCGGCCAGCTCGACGGTGCCGCACCTCTGGAGCGCCCGGTCCAGGCCCAACGCCTGGAACCTGGCAGCAAAGAAGATTTCATCGCCGGACTGCGGCCTTTCGCGCGGCAGGTAGAGCAGGAGCTGGGGATTTCACATCGCGCGGTACTGGCGCAGGCGGCGCTGGAAAGCGGCTGGGGCCGGCACACCATGCGCAAGCCGGACGGCAGTGACAGCTTTAACTTTTTCGGCATCAAGGCAGATGCATCGTGGAATGGTGAGCGGGTGGCAAAACGCACGCTGGAGTTTCGTGACGGTATCGGTACCCGGGAAACGGCGAATTTCCGTTCCTACGACTCTATGGGCGAAGCGGTAAAAGATTATGCAGAATTTATTCGCAGCAACCCGCGCTACGAACAGGCCATAGAACGGGGTGCCGATCCGCATGCTTACGCGCAGGAACTGCAGCGCGCCGGCTATGCCACCGATCCGAAGTACGCGCAGAAAATTGTGGCGATTCTCGACAGTGATGTACTGCGGGATGAAGGCCAGGCAGGAGTATTGTAATGACTGATTTTCTCACCAGCGGCGTGTCCGGGCTGATCGCTTTCCAGCGCGCGCTCGCCACGACCAGCCACAACATCGCCAATGCCAATACGGTCGGCTTCAGCCGCCAGCAGGCACTGCTGGCAGCGCGTCCGGCGCGTGGCACGGCAATGTCCGGGCTCGGTACTGAAGTGACCAGCGTGCGGCGGATCTATGACCAGTACCTGGTAGGGCAGGTGCAGAGCAACACATCGTCTTTCAATCGTCTTGATGCGTTTCACCGCCTGGCGACCCAGGTCGACGACATGCTCGCCGGCGGCGGGACGAGCGTAGGCACGATGCTGCAGGACTTTTTTAACGCGCTCGATACGGTTGCCGACGACCCGGCGGCGTTGATCACTCGCGAGGCAATGCTGGGCCAGGCCCGTGCGCTGACACAGCGTTTTGACCAGGCTGAGTCCCGGCTCAATGCGCTCGACCGCGACGTCAACAGCCGCATTACTAACTCGGTGTCCGAAATCAACGCGCTGGCGCAATCGCTGGCGGACCTCAACAGCCAGATCGTCGCCAGCAGCTTCGGTGGCCAGGCCAGCAATGACCTGCTCGACCAGCGCGACAACCTGTTGACCGAACTGAACAGTCATGTCTCCGTCACCACGGTTACGCAGGATGACGGTGCGACAAACGTGTTTATCGGTAACGGACTGGTGCTGGTGCGCGGCGGTACTTCCGAGGCCCTGGCGACCACGCAGAACGAATTCGAACCGTCACGGCTGGGGATAAAGTTTGCCGACGGCGCGGAGATAACCAGTCGTCTGAGCGGTGGCGAGATCGGTGGCGCGCTGGACTTTCGCCGCGAAGTTCTTGATCCGGCGCGTAATGCCCTCGGTCGTCTGGCCAACGGCATTGCCGCGACCTTGAACCAGCAGCATCGCGCCGGCATTGACCTGACC
This DNA window, taken from Gammaproteobacteria bacterium, encodes the following:
- the flgG gene encoding flagellar basal-body rod protein FlgG; this translates as MNTALWAAKTGLDAQQTKIAVISNNLANASTTGFKAGRAMFEDLVYQNVRQVGGQTSQQTQLPSGLMLGTGVRVVATAKTFVQGAVSQTENALDVAVTGRGFFQVLLPDGTISYTRDGAFQVNADGELVTSSGYQVQPGISIPSDAQSVTIGDDGVVSAALAGQPDPIQVGTIQLADFINPAGLQSRGQNMFLETAASGAAQTGTPGLNGLGSLQQNALESSNVNVVAELVSMIETQRAYELNSRAVATSDEMLQYLTNNV
- the flgH gene encoding flagellar basal body L-ring protein FlgH encodes the protein MNNKRLAFLVMATMLASGCSLLPERGTNKQVWHPAEPVAMPDEIRTPGAIFSLNTQRELFSDVKARRIGDIITIRLVEKTAARKSSSTSTSKDTSINNQNPKLFGVDLRSGGNPILAQTIDGSQSFDGDGASSQSNELQGSITVTVAQRLPNGNLYVRGEKWLTLNQGEEFVRISGIVRPFDVGPDNAVPSSKVADARIVYSGKGPLADANRQGWLARFFSRPLMPF
- a CDS encoding flagellar basal body P-ring protein FlgI, producing MHRITLVFLFLAVLLQPVQAERIKDLASIAGVRNNQLVGYGLVVGLEGTGDQTSQAPFTVQSIKNFLQQFGITVPENVNPQLKNVAAVSIHADLPPFSKPGQSIDVTISSLGNAQSLRGGSLLMAPLRGADGEIYAMAQGSVIVSGFGASGNDGSRVTVNTTSAGRIPNGATVERSVPSNFVTLPAVFLNLNTPDFTTANRLTEAVNAMLGAGTAQALDPVSIKVAAPIDPSQRISFVSVLENIELEPGEAPARVIVNSRTGTVVIGSHVTVRPAAVSHGSLTVTITETPRASQPGAFSSGDTVVVNRSDIEIIEDAQRMFLFEPGVTLNEIVTAVNQVGAAPGDLVAILEALKQAGSLRAELIVI
- the flgJ gene encoding flagellar assembly peptidoglycan hydrolase FlgJ; amino-acid sequence: MSAYSGIDTDLNGLARLRTQAQQRPQAALEEVAGQFEALFTRMMLKTMRESSMNSDLMSSSQSSQYLEMFDGQIAQEMSRGRGLGLKELLIRQLGQLDGAAPLERPVQAQRLEPGSKEDFIAGLRPFARQVEQELGISHRAVLAQAALESGWGRHTMRKPDGSDSFNFFGIKADASWNGERVAKRTLEFRDGIGTRETANFRSYDSMGEAVKDYAEFIRSNPRYEQAIERGADPHAYAQELQRAGYATDPKYAQKIVAILDSDVLRDEGQAGVL